The sequence AAATTTGGTAAACAGGGCATCCAGGACTGTTTTGGTCGGTGAAGCCACCCCTTTACTGGTATAGGTACTGGTAAAGGTATAGAACACAAAATACCCCACTTTAGACCCATTGATGGTATAAGTGGTATCAAACAGCACCGGGTTAATATTGTAAGTAGCAGCAGTCAGTGAATAACTGGCGGTTACTTTTGATGTGTTTTTTGTCACCGTCAGACTCACAGAAGTGGAGTTAAACAGGGCATTGGTTACTTTGGTCGTATTGGTACCTGAAGATCCATCATAGGCAATATCCGTATCGCCGTTGATCGCTGTGATCCTGTCGCCTCTTTCCAATCCGGCCTGACCGGCAGGGGAGTTCTTATCTGCATAAAGCACGTACAGGTAAGTGGTAGACTTATTTGCATCAGCATATACATAACTCACTTCCATCCCGAAATCGCCGGAGGTAGCAGACACTTTTGTCAGGGAACCAGATACCCCATCCTGCAGGGAGGTGGACAATGACCCTGTTCTGTCCAGAAAGCTATACCTGTCCAGCGCGGTTGATCCCGTTCCTACAGAATAAGCTTTCATGGCTGTGAGCAGGTCATCAGCGGTGGAATAGGTGCTACTCAGTGGATTCATGGTAGGTACATTGGAATACCAGTAGTAGGTAGGCAGGTCAGTCGTCGTACTACGACCACCATTTACATAGCTCACCTGCATGGTGTTGTACATCAGGTATTTCAGCGAATCCTCGTCGGAGGTAGCAGTGCCGGAGGTCGTGGTTGTTGTACTCCCGGATTTGCTTTCTTTTTTACAGGCAGTGAAAAACCCTGCACACAGCGTACCTACAGTCAGTACGGCCAGCGTAAATCTTTTATTCATGAGAAGGATGGATTTTCAATGAATTGATACTCTTATACAATACGACCATATTGGACTACACGGTTGGTTTAAAGTTTACTTTTTAAGGAAAAGTTAATATTCTCCCGGAGAAAGTTCTTTTTAGCTAAAACAATTTAGCCTATCTCCGAACGCCAGTACAGCTATTCTTCCATTTATAAAATAAATGGTATTTTGCCCCGCGAAAACTTATTTTTACGTCCTTTATCATGCTAAAATTCCAGACACTCTCAACATGAAAAAACTCATCATTCCGGCCCTTTTGCTGGCATCCTGTTTTGCAAAGGCCCAGACTGTGAACAGCGTCTCAGACCCGGTAGAATGGGTCAATCCACTTATGGGAACCGATTCAAAGGGTTCCTTGTCAACTGGTAATACCTATCCAGCCATTGCCTGCCCATGGGGTATGAACTTCTGGATGCCGCAGACCGGCAAAATGGGCGACGGATGGGCGTACACCTACCATTCGGACAAACTGCGTGGTTTTAAACAAACCCACCAGCCAAGCCCATGGATCAACGATTACGGCCAGTTTGCCATCATGCCGGTAACGAAATCCGTAAAATTCAAAGAAGATGACAGAGCCAGCTGGTTCTCGCACAAAGCGGAAGTAGCCAAACCATACTATTATAGTGTATACCTGGCCGATCACAACGTGACCACGGAAATCACTCCAACTGAAAGAGCTGCCGCTATCCGTTTTACCTATGGTAAGGAAGACAGTGCTTTCGTAGTGATCGATGCGCTGGACAAAGGCTCTTACATCAAAGTATTGCAGTCAGAGCGCAAAATTATCGGCTATACCACTAAAAACAGCGGTGGCGTACCTGCTAATTTCAAAAACTACTTCGTACTCACTTTCGACAAGCCTTTCACTTATGTCGCTACCTTCAAGAACGATGTACTGAGCAAAGGTGTTGCGGAAGCACAGGAAAATCACGTAGGTGCCGTAATCGGCTTCTCTACCGTGAAAGGTGAGCAGGTAAACGTAAAAGTGGCATCTTCCTTCATCAGCCCTGAGCAGGCAGTATTGAACCTGAACCAGGAGATCGGCAGCAGCACTTTTGACGCTATCAAAGACAAGGCAAAAGCTGCCTGGAACACCGAGATGAGCCGTATCAAGGTAGAAGGTGGTACATCTGACCAGACCCGTACCTTCTATTCCTGCCTGTACCGTTCTATGCTGTTCCCGCGTAAATTCTATGAGTACGATGCCAAAGGTGCAGTGGTACACTACAGCCCTTATAATGGCCAGGTACTGCCAGGCTATATGTTCACCGATAATGGTTTCTGGGATACTTTCCGTGCCCAGTTCCCTTTCTTCAACCTGATGTACCCTTCTATGAACGCTCACATCATGGAAGGTATGGTGAACGCTTACAAAGAAAGTGGCTGGTTGCCTGAATGGGCGAGCCCTGGTCACCGCGATTGTATGATCGGTTCCAACTCTGCTTCCCTGATTGCAGATGCTTACCTGAAAGGTGTAAGAGGTTTCGACATCAACACCGCGTACGAAGCGATCATTAAAAACTCTAACAACGAAGGTCCGCTGGAATCAGTAGGCCGTAAAGGCGTAAAATATTACAATAAACTGGGTTATGTGCCTTATGATGTGAAGATCAATGAGAACACTGCCCGTACACTGGAATATAGCTACGATGACTGGACTATCTGGAAACTGGCAGTTGCCCTGAACCGTCCAAAGGCAGAAATCGAACGTTTTGCTAAACAGGCGCGTAACTACCGCAACGTATATGATGCAGAGAGCAAATTAATGCGTGGTAAAAATGAGGATGGTAAATTCCAGACTCCTTTCAATCCAACCAAATGGGGAGATGCATTTACGGAGGGTAACAGCTGGCATTATAGCTGGTCTGTATTCCACGACGTACAGGGCCTGATCAACCTGATGGGTGGTAAAGAAACCTTCGTTCAGATGCTGGATTCCGTATTCGCTATGCCTCCGGTATTTGACGATAGCTACTACCACTTCACCATTCATGAAATCCGCGAAATGCAGATCATGAACTTCGGTCAGTATGCACATGGTAACCAGCCTATCCAGCACATGATCTACCTGTACAACTATGCAGGTGCTCCATGGAAATCACAGTATTGGCTGAGGGAGGTCATGAACCGCCTGTATTCAGCTACTCCTGATGGTTATTGCGGTGATGAGGATAATGGCCAGACTTCTGCCTGGTATGTATTCAGTGCACTGGGCTTCTACCCGGTTACACCTGGTGCGCCACAGTATGTAGTAGGTGCGCCTTTGTTTAAAAAAGCAACCGTGAAGCTGGAAAATGGAAAAGAGATCGTGATCAATGCACCAGGAAACAGCGAAGAAAACCGTTATATCAGATCTGCCACCTTCAATGGTGCCAACCTGACTAACAACTGGCTGGATTACAATGCTTTGATGAAGGGGGCAACTATCGACTTCGATATGGATGCTACACCAAATAAGAGCAGAGGTATCTCTGATAAAGATGTGCCTTATTCCATGACCCAGGAGGTTAAATAAGATAAAATAATATCATTACAGATAGGAAGCCCCCTCAACTGAGGGGGCTTTTTTTTATAGTGCTTGTTCGACGCGTCTTCGATGCTTCTTCGACGCTTATTCGACACTACTTCGTCACCAAAAGAACACCATAAGGGCACCTCAATATCCCAAGGATAATGAAGTGCCCTTTTGGTACCCTTTTAGTATCGGTATCATAGCGAAGACGCACTAAGAGAACGTGGTAATTAAATTGTATGTTTGTTAGCTATGAAACAGGTCAGACTATTACTATGCTTAGCCCTACCGGCTATTTTATTCAGCTGCGCACATGCTCCATACGGTGCTACCAACAAGGTATACCGCAAGCAAGCCAAAACTTATGCCCGCACCTTACGTGCAGAACCTACGGGACAATGGATTGGTACCACCAATTTCAATATGCGTAAACCTAATTACGTGATCATTCACCATACGGCACAGGGTACCTGCGATAGTACTTTCAGAACTTTTACCCTGACCCGCACGAACGTGAGTGCACATTACGTGATCTGTAAAGACGGTACTGTGGTGCAAATGCTGAATGATTACCTCCGGGCATGGCATGCCGGCTTGTCAAAATGGGGAAATGTGACTGATATGAACTCCTGTTCTATCGGCATCGAACTGGATAACAATGGATTCGTACCTTTCCAGCCTCAGCAAATCAATAGTCTGATGGTTTTACTGGATACTTTAAAACATAGGTACAATATCCCGGCAGCCAACTTTATTGGTCATGGTGATATCGCTCCTACCCGCAAAAATGACCCCAACCGGTACTTCCCCTGGCAGCAACTGGCCGAAAAAGGCTTTGGGCTCTGGTACGATACTACCGGCGTAACCCTGCCAGCGGATTTTAATACTAAACAAGCACTGCGTCTTTTTGGTTATGATGTGAAAGATACGAGTGCCGCAATCATTGCGTTTAAAAGACACTTTGTACCCGCCGATTCATTAACCGGCATAAAACTGGATGAAGGAGAGAAGAAAATACTCTATAACCTCATGCAAAAAAGTGAATAACTGATATGAAAAAGATAATCAGTAGTTGTCTGGGTTTATTTTTCTTTATATCGGCCGCTATGGCCCAAAAAGGGGATTGGTATACATGGAGCACAGGCACCACGCCTGCGGTCCATGTGACCATCAACGGAGATGAAATTGTACTGGATCGTACCGATCCGGCTACCAAACAGGGTGGCATCAGTGGCCGAAAATCAAACGATCTGGAAGCCGAACACCTGAAAATCATCAAAAAAGTAGAGAAAAATGACCGGACCTACCTGATCTTTCAGTCATTTGATGGGCTGTACTTCGTAACGACCCTGCAGAAAAGTCCATCCGGCGATTCTGTATTCATGTATTGCGCCGATGGCATAGAAGATGGATATAAAGGATTGAACGAGGCCCTGGACGGAATTAAAAAAGATAACGGGTCCAACTTCTATATCACCCTATTTAAAAAAGAAGTTATTGATGCCGAGAAACGCAAAGTGCCCGTATCTAAAATTACCGGGTCCGAATTCGGCACCGCCTTGCAAACCTTCACTGACAAGATGGATAAATTCTGGCAGGACAGGGGATATGGACATTTTGAACCCTACCACGGTTTTATGAACCTGATCTATGGAAATGCCTTCGCCAATGCATTTGGGAATAAGTATAGCAAACTGAGCCTGATCACTAAAGAATTGAAAACCCCTATTGCTAATTATAGCAACAATCCCAATATCCGTAAGCTTTTAGAGTCAGCCGGATTCCTGAAAAGCGAATGAATTTTATAAAAATCTTAACAACTTAGTCTATAAAACTTGTAGGTTAATAGAATCCTTCTTAATTTCGCC is a genomic window of Chitinophaga sp. LS1 containing:
- a CDS encoding GH92 family glycosyl hydrolase — its product is MKKLIIPALLLASCFAKAQTVNSVSDPVEWVNPLMGTDSKGSLSTGNTYPAIACPWGMNFWMPQTGKMGDGWAYTYHSDKLRGFKQTHQPSPWINDYGQFAIMPVTKSVKFKEDDRASWFSHKAEVAKPYYYSVYLADHNVTTEITPTERAAAIRFTYGKEDSAFVVIDALDKGSYIKVLQSERKIIGYTTKNSGGVPANFKNYFVLTFDKPFTYVATFKNDVLSKGVAEAQENHVGAVIGFSTVKGEQVNVKVASSFISPEQAVLNLNQEIGSSTFDAIKDKAKAAWNTEMSRIKVEGGTSDQTRTFYSCLYRSMLFPRKFYEYDAKGAVVHYSPYNGQVLPGYMFTDNGFWDTFRAQFPFFNLMYPSMNAHIMEGMVNAYKESGWLPEWASPGHRDCMIGSNSASLIADAYLKGVRGFDINTAYEAIIKNSNNEGPLESVGRKGVKYYNKLGYVPYDVKINENTARTLEYSYDDWTIWKLAVALNRPKAEIERFAKQARNYRNVYDAESKLMRGKNEDGKFQTPFNPTKWGDAFTEGNSWHYSWSVFHDVQGLINLMGGKETFVQMLDSVFAMPPVFDDSYYHFTIHEIREMQIMNFGQYAHGNQPIQHMIYLYNYAGAPWKSQYWLREVMNRLYSATPDGYCGDEDNGQTSAWYVFSALGFYPVTPGAPQYVVGAPLFKKATVKLENGKEIVINAPGNSEENRYIRSATFNGANLTNNWLDYNALMKGATIDFDMDATPNKSRGISDKDVPYSMTQEVK
- a CDS encoding N-acetylmuramoyl-L-alanine amidase, translated to MKQVRLLLCLALPAILFSCAHAPYGATNKVYRKQAKTYARTLRAEPTGQWIGTTNFNMRKPNYVIIHHTAQGTCDSTFRTFTLTRTNVSAHYVICKDGTVVQMLNDYLRAWHAGLSKWGNVTDMNSCSIGIELDNNGFVPFQPQQINSLMVLLDTLKHRYNIPAANFIGHGDIAPTRKNDPNRYFPWQQLAEKGFGLWYDTTGVTLPADFNTKQALRLFGYDVKDTSAAIIAFKRHFVPADSLTGIKLDEGEKKILYNLMQKSE
- a CDS encoding S41 family peptidase — protein: MNKRFTLAVLTVGTLCAGFFTACKKESKSGSTTTTTSGTATSDEDSLKYLMYNTMQVSYVNGGRSTTTDLPTYYWYSNVPTMNPLSSTYSTADDLLTAMKAYSVGTGSTALDRYSFLDRTGSLSTSLQDGVSGSLTKVSATSGDFGMEVSYVYADANKSTTYLYVLYADKNSPAGQAGLERGDRITAINGDTDIAYDGSSGTNTTKVTNALFNSTSVSLTVTKNTSKVTASYSLTAATYNINPVLFDTTYTINGSKVGYFVFYTFTSTYTSKGVASPTKTVLDALFTKFKAAGITNLIVDLRYNGGGSVTTAEYLDSAIAPASAAGKTMYYYLYNDKLTANLDQVGLEASVNFPATTGGLALDNVFFITSGNTASASEMTLNNLKPYMNVQLVGTTTYGKPCGFITFTLSDYDSTGKEQYLADLYAINFATENANHTGGYYSGITPTDSAADYIGARWGSLTGDENLYNIQTYLTTGSYPASTGGRLATGSSEGLRVSGPSLNTKKFSGMVDYRIGKKLK